The Oscillatoria sp. FACHB-1407 genome window below encodes:
- a CDS encoding helix-turn-helix transcriptional regulator, with protein sequence DMASVLNLSQYHFCRLFKQSTGLAPHQYLSQCRIDRAKHLLQFTQLTITEITLAVGLNNHSSFTRLFRHYVGTTPKEFRASL encoded by the coding sequence GATATGGCAAGTGTTCTAAATTTAAGCCAATATCACTTCTGTCGGTTGTTCAAACAATCAACCGGATTAGCTCCTCACCAATACTTAAGCCAGTGTCGAATCGATCGCGCCAAGCATTTATTGCAATTCACTCAACTCACGATTACTGAAATCACACTTGCAGTTGGGTTAAACAATCACAGTTCTTTCACTCGGCTGTTTCGTCACTATGTTGGGACAACTCCGAAAGAATTCAGAGCGTCATTGTAG